A single window of Providencia alcalifaciens DNA harbors:
- a CDS encoding ABC transporter permease, whose amino-acid sequence MRTTFGLLLRFICLLTVTALGIFILLSYSPIDPIKAYIGNDLMHVPPEQYPLIAARWGLDQPLWMQFWRWFSQMLRGDLGYSMLYNTPVLQVISDRIVPSLALLGSAWVFSGVVGFGLGLVAGRYLNRWPDKVISAFCYLLASIPVFWIGLLLLSLFAVSLKWAPICCAWPIGLDEQTATFSQKIQHLILPVIALGMLGVGTIALHTRAKVAEVMNSEFIHYAQAQGDKGWSMMGFHVLKHAITPAICLQFASVGELFSGALLAEKVFAYPGLGQATIDAGLRGDVPLLMGIVMLCAVLIFFSNTMADLLLKRVNKGVIRGS is encoded by the coding sequence ATGCGAACGACCTTTGGGCTTTTATTGCGATTTATCTGCTTATTAACGGTAACCGCGCTGGGGATTTTTATCCTACTAAGTTACTCGCCGATTGATCCGATCAAAGCCTACATTGGTAACGACTTGATGCATGTGCCCCCAGAGCAATACCCGCTGATTGCGGCGCGTTGGGGGCTTGACCAGCCGCTCTGGATGCAGTTCTGGCGTTGGTTTTCACAAATGCTTCGAGGGGATTTGGGGTATTCGATGCTGTACAATACCCCTGTTTTACAAGTGATTTCTGACCGTATTGTTCCTTCACTGGCATTGCTCGGCAGTGCATGGGTATTTTCCGGCGTGGTCGGGTTTGGGCTTGGGTTAGTCGCTGGGCGCTACTTAAACCGCTGGCCTGACAAAGTTATTTCGGCATTTTGTTATTTACTCGCTTCAATTCCCGTCTTCTGGATAGGCTTATTGCTGCTGTCTCTGTTTGCGGTTTCTTTAAAATGGGCACCCATTTGTTGCGCATGGCCAATAGGTTTAGATGAACAGACCGCCACATTTTCACAAAAAATTCAGCATTTAATTTTACCAGTGATAGCCCTCGGAATGCTGGGGGTCGGCACCATTGCTTTGCATACCCGCGCAAAAGTGGCTGAAGTGATGAACAGCGAATTTATTCATTACGCACAAGCGCAAGGGGATAAAGGCTGGTCAATGATGGGCTTCCATGTGCTTAAACACGCTATCACGCCCGCGATTTGCTTGCAGTTTGCCTCTGTCGGTGAGCTTTTTAGTGGCGCATTATTAGCGGAAAAAGTGTTTGCGTATCCAGGATTAGGACAGGCCACCATTGATGCAGGCTTACGTGGAGATGTGCCGCTGTTAATGGGGATAGTGATGCTGTGCGCCGTACTGATTTTCTTCAGTAATACGATGGCAGATTTGCTATTAAAACGGGTGAATAAGGGAGTGATAAGAGGATCATGA
- a CDS encoding ABC transporter substrate-binding protein, with product MIKKLAVAMCLMGLTLQAQAAEPASSTHTLRLAIGAEPTEGFDPMLGWSHGSYLLLHSPLLKQKADLSWHSYMLESYTHNADGKEWILTLKKDLKFSDGSALTAKDVVFSYNNAAASGGKVDMGNFAKAEEINPLTVKITLSSPQSTFINVLGSLGIVSADKYDAKTYAHKPIGAGPYRLVAFQPGQQLIVEQNPYYAGPKNDYGKMVFVFLDEDAAFAAAQSAQLEVVRIPPAVASNANNVPNMKLIERYSVENRGISFPIPPAGEKDAQGNPIGNDITSDVAIRKAINYALDRKLLAESVLEGFAVPAYTGVAGLPWNNPNSSFKDGDLDKAKAILEEAGWKLNKEGLREKNGKVAKLTLWYASGDTTRRDLAQAIRSSLKPLGIEMDLKSGSWETVELHMHANPTLFGWGSLDPMELVHNYSSKAAGVGFYNAGYYKNPAVDEIIEEALRQPDQDAAIPLWQKVDWNGKVGVGIQGDAAWAWLMNVQHVYLSNQCVDLGKSAPEIHGSWSVLNNVDEWKWTCK from the coding sequence ATGATTAAAAAATTAGCGGTTGCCATGTGTTTAATGGGATTAACCCTGCAAGCACAAGCGGCTGAGCCCGCATCATCTACACACACTTTACGACTTGCCATTGGCGCAGAACCCACTGAAGGTTTTGACCCAATGTTGGGTTGGAGCCACGGGAGTTACTTGCTCCTGCATAGCCCACTCTTAAAGCAAAAAGCAGATCTTTCTTGGCATAGCTATATGCTCGAAAGCTACACACACAATGCAGATGGTAAAGAGTGGATACTGACCTTGAAAAAGGATCTGAAGTTCTCGGATGGCTCAGCGTTAACGGCAAAAGATGTGGTATTCAGCTACAACAATGCGGCGGCGAGTGGCGGTAAAGTGGATATGGGTAACTTCGCGAAAGCAGAAGAAATTAACCCGCTGACTGTGAAAATTACCTTATCTTCCCCGCAAAGTACGTTTATCAATGTGTTGGGATCGTTAGGGATCGTCTCTGCGGATAAGTACGATGCAAAAACTTATGCTCATAAGCCGATTGGGGCAGGCCCATACCGCTTAGTGGCTTTCCAACCGGGCCAACAACTGATTGTTGAGCAAAACCCATACTATGCCGGCCCTAAAAATGATTATGGCAAAATGGTGTTTGTGTTCCTTGATGAAGATGCCGCATTTGCTGCCGCGCAGAGTGCTCAGCTTGAAGTTGTACGCATTCCACCCGCTGTAGCAAGCAATGCCAATAATGTTCCTAATATGAAGCTGATTGAGCGTTACAGTGTGGAAAACCGCGGGATCTCATTCCCGATTCCACCTGCTGGCGAAAAAGACGCTCAGGGTAATCCAATCGGTAACGACATCACCTCCGATGTGGCTATTCGTAAAGCCATTAACTATGCATTAGACCGCAAGCTGTTGGCGGAATCTGTTCTTGAAGGTTTTGCTGTTCCGGCTTATACCGGCGTGGCTGGATTACCTTGGAATAACCCTAACTCGTCATTCAAAGATGGGGATTTAGACAAAGCGAAAGCAATTTTGGAAGAGGCAGGCTGGAAGCTGAATAAAGAAGGGTTGAGAGAGAAAAATGGCAAAGTAGCGAAATTAACCCTGTGGTATGCCAGCGGTGACACAACTCGCCGTGATTTAGCGCAAGCCATTCGCTCAAGCTTAAAACCGCTCGGTATTGAAATGGATTTGAAATCAGGTAGTTGGGAAACGGTTGAACTGCATATGCATGCTAACCCTACACTGTTTGGTTGGGGCAGCCTCGACCCAATGGAGTTAGTCCACAACTACAGCAGCAAAGCTGCGGGTGTCGGCTTCTACAATGCGGGTTACTATAAAAACCCAGCGGTGGATGAAATTATCGAAGAAGCATTGCGTCAACCAGACCAAGATGCCGCTATCCCACTATGGCAGAAAGTGGATTGGAATGGCAAAGTGGGCGTTGGTATCCAAGGGGATGCTGCATGGGCTTGGTTGATGAATGTTCAGCATGTTTACTTATCAAATCAATGTGTTGATTTGGGTAAAAGTGCCCCAGAAATTCACGGATCTTGGTCTGTGTTAAATAACGTCGATGAATGGAAGTGGACTTGTAAGTAA
- the hypE gene encoding hydrogenase expression/formation protein HypE — protein sequence MSSDTKNVVTMAHGSGGLAMQQLIEQLFLQAFANQALDEREDQARLSLAEMTALGDRLAFSTDSYVIDPIFFPGGNIGKLAVCGTVNDVAVSGAVPKYLSCGFILEEGLPLSDLQTIVESMAATAKAAGVQIVTGDTKVVQRGAADKVFINTAGIGVIPTEIHWGAQQIQAGDKVIVSGTLGDHGATILNLREQMGLEGQLSSDCAVLTPIIEPLRDIDGVRALRDATRGGVNAILHEFAQASGCGISINEGDLPVSSAVRGVCELLGLEPLNFANEGKLVIVVKPEAEQQVLAALHQHPLGVNAKTIGCVTENKQVKLVGIFGASRLLDLPHSEPLPRIC from the coding sequence ATGAGCTCGGATACTAAAAACGTGGTCACTATGGCTCATGGTAGTGGAGGTCTCGCCATGCAGCAGCTGATTGAACAGCTGTTTTTACAGGCTTTTGCTAACCAAGCTCTCGATGAACGTGAAGACCAAGCGCGCCTTTCTCTGGCCGAAATGACCGCATTAGGTGACCGTTTAGCTTTCAGTACCGATAGTTATGTGATTGACCCTATTTTTTTCCCCGGCGGCAATATTGGGAAACTGGCGGTTTGCGGTACAGTCAATGACGTGGCGGTTAGCGGTGCTGTTCCTAAATATCTCTCTTGCGGGTTTATCCTTGAAGAAGGCTTGCCACTGTCTGATTTGCAAACCATTGTGGAATCCATGGCGGCAACCGCTAAAGCGGCGGGAGTGCAGATAGTGACAGGGGATACCAAAGTCGTACAGCGTGGCGCGGCGGATAAAGTGTTTATCAATACCGCTGGCATTGGCGTGATCCCAACCGAAATTCATTGGGGCGCTCAGCAAATTCAAGCGGGAGATAAAGTGATTGTCAGCGGAACATTGGGTGATCATGGTGCGACTATCCTGAACCTGCGTGAGCAGATGGGGCTGGAAGGGCAACTTAGCAGTGACTGTGCGGTTTTAACGCCGATTATTGAGCCTTTACGTGATATTGATGGTGTACGCGCTCTGCGTGATGCCACTCGTGGTGGTGTGAATGCCATTCTGCATGAATTTGCACAAGCCAGTGGCTGCGGTATTTCCATCAACGAAGGGGATTTACCAGTCTCTTCCGCCGTTCGTGGTGTGTGCGAATTATTAGGTTTAGAACCCCTTAATTTTGCCAACGAAGGCAAATTAGTGATTGTGGTGAAACCTGAAGCTGAACAGCAAGTTTTAGCCGCATTACATCAACATCCATTAGGTGTTAATGCCAAAACCATTGGTTGTGTGACAGAAAATAAACAGGTGAAGCTGGTGGGTATTTTTGGTGCTTCACGACTGTTAGATTTGCCACATAGCGAGCCATTACCTCGAATTTGTTAG
- the hypD gene encoding hydrogenase formation protein HypD, which translates to MQYVDEFRDPALAKALLAHIRKRIADIPRAKQRPLQLMEVCGGHTHAIFKFGIDQLLPPEIEFVHGPGCPVCVLPMGRIDGCIEIAERPEVIFCTYGDAMRVPGKNGSLLDAKRRGADVRIVYSPLDALNLAQQNPEREVVFFGLGFETTMPSTALTLQQARLRQVKNFSVFCQHITIIPTLRSLLEQPDVRIDGFLAPGHVSMVIGSHPYQFITQEFHKPLVVTGFEPLDILQSLAMLVDQIADGRCEVENQYKRIVADEGNLLALKALDDVFELKATSEWRGLGEIAGSGVQLTLDYQTFDAELRFNIQPHQVSDDPQARCGDVLTGRCKPNECPLFGQRCTPQTAFGALMVSSEGACAAYYQYRREA; encoded by the coding sequence ATGCAGTACGTCGATGAGTTTCGCGACCCTGCCTTGGCAAAAGCATTATTGGCGCATATCCGCAAGCGTATTGCGGATATCCCAAGAGCCAAGCAGCGCCCATTACAGTTAATGGAAGTGTGTGGTGGCCATACCCACGCCATCTTCAAGTTTGGTATTGACCAGCTGCTTCCTCCTGAAATTGAATTTGTGCACGGACCGGGTTGCCCTGTCTGTGTACTGCCGATGGGACGAATTGATGGCTGCATTGAAATTGCTGAACGTCCTGAAGTGATTTTCTGCACGTATGGCGATGCGATGCGTGTGCCGGGTAAAAATGGCTCTTTACTGGACGCGAAACGCCGTGGGGCGGATGTGCGGATCGTTTATTCACCATTAGACGCGTTAAATCTTGCCCAGCAAAACCCTGAACGTGAAGTGGTGTTTTTCGGTTTGGGGTTTGAAACCACTATGCCGAGCACCGCACTGACACTACAACAAGCGCGTTTACGCCAGGTGAAAAACTTTTCGGTATTTTGCCAACATATCACCATTATCCCAACCCTTCGTAGCCTGCTTGAACAGCCTGATGTGAGAATTGATGGCTTCCTTGCGCCGGGTCACGTCAGTATGGTGATTGGCTCGCATCCTTATCAGTTTATTACCCAAGAATTCCATAAACCGCTGGTCGTTACAGGGTTTGAACCCCTCGATATTTTGCAATCTCTTGCCATGCTGGTGGATCAAATTGCGGATGGTCGCTGTGAAGTGGAAAACCAATATAAGCGTATTGTGGCGGATGAAGGCAATCTGTTGGCGTTAAAAGCCTTGGACGATGTGTTTGAATTGAAAGCCACCAGTGAGTGGCGAGGATTGGGTGAAATTGCGGGTTCAGGTGTGCAGTTAACCCTTGATTACCAAACCTTTGATGCGGAGCTGCGTTTTAATATCCAGCCTCATCAAGTGTCGGATGACCCTCAAGCACGTTGTGGTGATGTGCTAACGGGGCGCTGTAAACCGAATGAATGCCCGCTGTTTGGGCAACGTTGTACACCACAAACGGCATTTGGCGCGTTGATGGTCTCTTCTGAAGGAGCCTGCGCCGCGTATTACCAATATCGTCGGGAGGCGTAA
- the hybG gene encoding hydrogenase maturation factor HybG, which yields MCLGIPGKIVAVGEDIHQLAQVDVCGVKRDVNIGLICEGDTADLLGQWVLVHVGFAMSVINEEEAQATLDALTAMSQLDHEVGDFTGLNSGATDAVRR from the coding sequence ATGTGCTTAGGAATACCGGGTAAAATTGTCGCGGTGGGTGAAGATATCCACCAATTGGCGCAAGTTGATGTCTGTGGTGTGAAACGCGACGTGAACATTGGGCTGATTTGTGAAGGGGACACCGCAGACCTGCTAGGCCAATGGGTCTTAGTACACGTTGGCTTCGCGATGAGTGTGATTAACGAAGAAGAGGCTCAAGCCACCCTTGATGCGCTAACGGCGATGAGCCAGTTAGACCATGAAGTGGGGGACTTTACAGGGCTAAATTCGGGAGCAACAGATGCAGTACGTCGATGA
- the hypB gene encoding hydrogenase nickel incorporation protein HypB — protein sequence MCSTCGCASGERRIEGDEHQHHHGSDHHHGHDHHHPHSHDHDHHHDQHSHGHDHDHHDHDHHHHDHSHAAEHSGKTVIIHHHYYHQGDVNHYYQSEPDTCGVKIEKHKHKHKHEHPHSHDHAHGHSHDAQSTFAPAGDHHDLDYGQGEAGTHAPGISQKRMLQIEMDVLDKNNHLAEHNREDFAAKNILALNLVSSPGSGKTTLLTETLLRLRDKLNCAVIEGDQQTTNDAQRIRETGVPAIQVNTGKGCHLDAQMVHDAVDRLGLDENSLLFIENVGNLVCPASFDLGERHKVAVLSVTEGEDKPLKYPHMFAASDIMILNKIDLLPYLHFDVEACIANAKRVNPNIQVIKVSATSGEGMDAWLAWLETQLCA from the coding sequence ATGTGTAGTACTTGTGGCTGTGCTTCGGGAGAGCGCAGAATTGAAGGTGATGAGCACCAACATCACCATGGAAGTGACCACCACCATGGACATGATCACCATCATCCTCATTCTCATGACCATGATCATCACCACGATCAACATTCTCATGGGCATGACCATGATCATCATGACCACGACCATCATCACCATGACCACAGTCATGCAGCAGAACATAGTGGTAAAACGGTGATTATTCATCACCATTATTATCATCAAGGTGATGTGAACCACTACTATCAATCTGAGCCAGATACCTGTGGCGTGAAGATTGAAAAACATAAGCATAAACATAAGCACGAGCACCCGCATTCCCACGATCATGCTCATGGTCATAGCCATGATGCGCAATCCACTTTTGCCCCCGCAGGTGACCACCATGACCTCGATTATGGTCAAGGTGAAGCGGGAACCCATGCGCCGGGTATTAGCCAAAAACGCATGTTACAAATTGAGATGGATGTTTTGGATAAAAACAACCATCTAGCCGAGCATAATCGTGAAGATTTTGCGGCAAAAAATATTTTGGCATTGAACCTCGTTTCAAGCCCTGGCTCCGGTAAAACCACCTTGCTGACGGAAACCTTGTTACGTCTGCGCGACAAATTGAACTGCGCGGTGATTGAAGGAGATCAGCAGACTACCAATGATGCTCAGCGTATTCGTGAAACGGGTGTACCAGCTATTCAAGTGAACACGGGTAAAGGCTGCCACTTAGATGCGCAAATGGTACATGATGCGGTTGACCGTTTAGGCTTGGATGAAAACAGCCTGCTATTTATTGAAAACGTTGGAAACTTAGTCTGTCCAGCGAGTTTTGATCTGGGTGAACGCCATAAAGTTGCGGTGCTGTCTGTCACTGAAGGTGAAGACAAACCCTTGAAATACCCGCATATGTTTGCAGCGTCTGACATTATGATCCTCAATAAAATCGACTTACTGCCTTACCTGCATTTTGATGTAGAAGCCTGCATTGCCAATGCAAAACGGGTGAATCCGAACATCCAAGTGATCAAAGTCTCTGCCACTAGCGGTGAAGGAATGGATGCTTGGTTAGCATGGCTGGAGACTCAGCTATGTGCTTAG
- the hypA gene encoding hydrogenase maturation nickel metallochaperone HypA → MHEVSLCQSAVEIIEQQARQHQVKKVTGVWLEIGALSCIEESALRFCFDIACRGTVAHGSQLHILYRPAQAWCWDCSESVDVHTHDATCPKCHGFNLKVENGDSLRIKELEIE, encoded by the coding sequence ATGCATGAAGTCTCTTTATGCCAAAGTGCTGTCGAGATAATTGAACAGCAAGCAAGACAGCATCAGGTGAAAAAGGTGACCGGCGTTTGGTTGGAAATTGGCGCGCTCTCTTGCATTGAAGAGAGTGCCCTTCGTTTTTGTTTTGATATCGCGTGCCGCGGAACCGTGGCACACGGTAGTCAATTGCATATCCTGTATCGTCCTGCTCAAGCATGGTGTTGGGATTGTAGTGAAAGTGTTGATGTCCACACTCACGACGCCACTTGCCCTAAATGTCACGGTTTTAACCTCAAAGTTGAGAACGGTGACAGCCTGCGAATCAAAGAATTAGAAATCGAATAG
- the hybE gene encoding hydrogenase-2 assembly chaperone: MPKEIQGYSQNPQPLVQAAFERVAQQSMHDLSFLHPTMGIYASAFSLFENQWVGAVITPWMLSAIILPGPDQYWEHRVVGEKLGLILPYGEMTYTVGELEGLTQYLACSLMSPLDRKLTAMQGEHLADDCARMLLSLPVTDPNVPKSPERRAVFARYLGDQ, translated from the coding sequence ATGCCAAAAGAAATCCAAGGTTACTCTCAAAATCCGCAGCCTCTAGTTCAGGCTGCTTTTGAACGAGTTGCCCAACAATCGATGCATGATTTGTCTTTCTTGCATCCGACGATGGGTATTTATGCCAGTGCATTTTCATTATTTGAAAATCAATGGGTAGGGGCGGTTATCACCCCTTGGATGTTGAGTGCGATCATCCTGCCGGGTCCTGACCAATATTGGGAGCATCGTGTTGTTGGGGAGAAACTCGGTTTGATTCTTCCTTACGGCGAAATGACTTACACCGTTGGGGAACTGGAAGGGCTAACTCAATATTTGGCGTGTTCATTAATGTCGCCATTAGACAGAAAGCTAACTGCAATGCAGGGTGAGCATCTGGCTGATGACTGTGCGCGGATGCTGCTCTCTTTACCTGTGACGGATCCTAATGTCCCTAAATCACCGGAACGTCGCGCTGTCTTCGCGCGTTATCTGGGAGACCAATAA
- a CDS encoding HyaD/HybD family hydrogenase maturation endopeptidase, whose translation MRILVLGVGNILLSDEGIGVRIVEALEERYHLPECVEVLDGGTAGMELIGAMADRDHLIIADVVLSSQQPGSILVLRDAEVPALFTRKISPHQLGLSDVLSALHLTDEFPKRLTLVGIVPESLEPAIGLTETGQAALEPALQKVIEVLRSEGLEIIAKEECLHA comes from the coding sequence ATGCGTATATTAGTCTTAGGTGTTGGCAATATTTTGCTGAGTGATGAAGGTATCGGTGTGCGCATTGTTGAAGCACTCGAAGAACGTTATCACTTACCAGAATGTGTTGAGGTATTGGATGGTGGAACGGCAGGCATGGAGCTGATTGGCGCTATGGCCGATCGTGACCATCTGATTATTGCGGATGTGGTGCTGTCGAGTCAGCAGCCTGGTAGCATTTTAGTTCTGCGTGATGCTGAAGTGCCCGCGCTGTTTACCCGTAAAATCTCACCCCATCAGTTAGGGCTTTCCGATGTGTTATCGGCGCTGCATCTAACCGATGAGTTTCCGAAGCGCCTGACACTAGTGGGGATTGTGCCTGAGTCTTTAGAGCCTGCAATTGGTTTAACAGAAACGGGACAAGCCGCATTAGAGCCTGCACTGCAAAAAGTGATTGAAGTGCTACGCAGTGAAGGGTTAGAGATTATCGCAAAAGAAGAGTGTCTCCATGCCTAA
- the hybC gene encoding hydrogenase 2 large subunit, protein MSQRITIDPVTRIEGHLRIDCEIEDGKVTKAWASGTMWRGMEEIVKGKDARDAWMIMQRICGVCTTVHGIISVRTIESALNLEVPVNAQYIRNMILAAHTIQDHIVHFYQLSALDWVDITSALQADPTKAANMLKGVSTWSLNSPEEFTRVQNKIKDLVASGQLGIFANGYWGHPAMKLSPEVNLIAVAHYLQALECQRDANRIVALLGGKTPHIQNLAVGGVANPINLDGIGVLNLERLMYVKSFIDRLGDFIEQVYKVDAAVIAAGYPEWLEVGKGAQHYMCVPEMPMDNKNGSFLLPGGYLENGDFSTYRPITSHTDEYLINGIKESSKHAWYKDNEPQAPWEGTTIPDYTGWDDDGKYSWVKAPTFYDKTVEVGPLADLLCKLAAKHEPTEKHFNQIVGLYQALTGNTITKNQLESTFGRIIGRSVRCCVLNETLSIQWQALVDNIGKGDFTTFIKPNFPQDVAIKGVGFGEVPRGLLSHWVVVKDGKIENYQAVVPSTWNSGPRNFNDEPGPYEQALVGTPVADPSKPLEVVRTIHSFDPCMSCAVHIVDTEGSEVTKVKVL, encoded by the coding sequence ATGAGCCAACGTATAACTATCGACCCGGTAACTCGTATCGAAGGTCACTTACGCATTGATTGCGAAATCGAAGATGGAAAAGTCACCAAAGCGTGGGCATCTGGCACCATGTGGCGTGGTATGGAAGAGATCGTCAAAGGGAAAGATGCTCGTGATGCATGGATGATCATGCAGCGTATTTGTGGGGTTTGTACCACGGTTCACGGGATTATTTCTGTGCGTACCATTGAAAGCGCACTGAATCTTGAAGTGCCTGTTAACGCGCAATATATCCGTAATATGATTTTGGCGGCACATACCATCCAAGACCATATTGTGCATTTCTATCAATTATCAGCGTTAGATTGGGTTGATATCACATCGGCACTCCAAGCGGACCCAACCAAAGCGGCGAATATGCTTAAAGGGGTCTCAACATGGTCTTTAAATAGCCCTGAAGAGTTCACTCGCGTTCAAAACAAAATCAAAGATTTAGTCGCTAGCGGTCAGTTAGGTATTTTTGCTAACGGTTATTGGGGTCACCCTGCGATGAAACTGTCGCCAGAAGTGAACTTAATCGCGGTGGCTCACTACCTGCAAGCGCTGGAATGTCAGCGTGATGCTAACCGTATCGTGGCACTGCTGGGCGGTAAAACACCGCATATTCAAAACTTAGCGGTGGGTGGTGTTGCTAACCCAATCAACCTTGATGGTATTGGGGTACTTAACCTTGAGCGCTTAATGTATGTGAAATCCTTTATTGACCGCTTAGGTGATTTCATCGAACAAGTTTATAAAGTCGATGCTGCGGTGATCGCTGCGGGTTACCCAGAATGGCTCGAAGTGGGTAAAGGTGCACAACACTATATGTGCGTACCTGAAATGCCAATGGACAACAAAAATGGCAGTTTCTTACTGCCGGGTGGTTATTTGGAGAATGGTGATTTCAGTACTTATCGTCCAATTACAAGTCACACTGATGAATACCTGATTAACGGTATCAAAGAGAGCAGCAAACACGCTTGGTACAAAGATAATGAACCGCAAGCACCTTGGGAAGGGACTACCATCCCTGACTATACCGGTTGGGATGATGACGGTAAATATTCTTGGGTTAAAGCGCCAACTTTCTATGACAAAACAGTGGAAGTGGGTCCATTAGCTGACTTACTGTGTAAACTGGCGGCAAAACATGAGCCAACAGAAAAACACTTCAACCAAATCGTGGGTCTGTACCAAGCTTTGACGGGTAACACCATCACCAAAAACCAATTAGAGTCTACATTTGGACGTATTATTGGTCGTTCCGTTCGCTGCTGCGTATTAAACGAAACCTTGTCTATTCAATGGCAAGCGCTGGTGGATAACATCGGTAAAGGGGATTTCACCACCTTTATCAAACCAAACTTCCCGCAAGATGTTGCGATTAAAGGGGTTGGTTTTGGTGAAGTACCGCGTGGTTTGTTGTCCCACTGGGTTGTGGTTAAAGATGGCAAAATTGAAAACTATCAAGCCGTTGTGCCATCAACATGGAACTCAGGTCCTCGTAACTTCAATGACGAACCAGGTCCTTATGAACAAGCGCTGGTGGGAACACCGGTGGCTGACCCATCTAAACCATTGGAAGTTGTCAGAACGATCCACTCCTTCGACCCATGCATGTCTTGTGCGGTGCATATCGTCGATACAGAAGGCTCCGAAGTGACCAAGGTGAAGGTGCTGTAA
- the hybB gene encoding Ni/Fe-hydrogenase cytochrome b subunit, which translates to MATHDKEQPLGGRLVSWPVIVFGPFVILCLILIVKRLVFGLGSVSDLNGGYPWGIWIAFDLLIGTGFACGGWALAWAVYVFNRGEYHPLVRPALLASLFGYSLGGLSITIDVGRYWNLPYFYIPGYFNTNSVLFETAVCMTIYIGVMALEFAPAICERFNWKVSLKRLNKVMFFIIALGALLPMMHQSSMGSLMIAAGHKVHPIWQSYEMLPLLSLLTAFIMGFSIVIFEGSLLQSALKGQGADERPLFVKLTNILQVFLVLFLVCRFGELIYRGKMHYVMAMDFYAMMFWIETALMVIPLIIFRMPSLRTDSRWLYISGLSMLLGSALWRMSYSLIAFNPGGGYDYFPTAEEILISIGFVAIEVCAYILLVRLLPIIPAIKKSNSSPSQARGKA; encoded by the coding sequence ATGGCAACGCATGATAAAGAACAGCCGCTAGGTGGGCGTTTAGTCAGTTGGCCAGTGATTGTCTTCGGACCGTTTGTCATCCTGTGCCTGATTTTGATTGTAAAACGTTTAGTGTTTGGTCTGGGTTCAGTCTCTGACCTGAACGGTGGATACCCATGGGGGATCTGGATTGCCTTCGACTTATTGATTGGTACCGGTTTTGCCTGTGGTGGATGGGCATTAGCGTGGGCGGTGTATGTCTTTAACCGCGGTGAATATCACCCGTTAGTGCGCCCTGCACTGTTGGCAAGTTTGTTTGGTTACTCTCTCGGTGGTTTGTCTATCACCATCGACGTGGGTCGCTACTGGAACCTGCCTTATTTCTATATTCCGGGGTACTTTAATACTAACTCCGTGCTGTTTGAAACCGCGGTGTGTATGACTATCTACATCGGTGTGATGGCGCTGGAGTTTGCCCCTGCAATTTGTGAACGCTTTAATTGGAAAGTGTCATTAAAACGCCTGAATAAAGTGATGTTTTTCATCATCGCATTGGGTGCATTACTGCCAATGATGCACCAATCTTCCATGGGTTCACTGATGATTGCCGCAGGGCACAAGGTTCATCCGATTTGGCAAAGCTATGAAATGTTGCCGTTATTATCGCTACTGACTGCCTTCATTATGGGTTTCTCCATTGTGATATTTGAAGGCTCCTTATTGCAGTCAGCGTTAAAAGGGCAAGGGGCTGATGAACGACCTCTGTTCGTTAAGTTAACCAATATCCTTCAAGTGTTCTTAGTGCTGTTCTTGGTTTGCCGTTTCGGTGAGTTGATTTATCGCGGCAAGATGCACTATGTGATGGCGATGGATTTCTACGCCATGATGTTCTGGATTGAGACTGCATTAATGGTGATCCCGCTGATTATCTTCCGCATGCCATCCCTGCGTACTGACTCAAGATGGTTATATATCAGTGGATTAAGCATGTTGTTAGGTTCTGCGCTATGGCGTATGAGCTACTCACTGATCGCCTTCAATCCTGGCGGTGGATATGACTATTTCCCAACCGCTGAAGAGATATTAATTTCCATCGGTTTTGTGGCCATCGAGGTGTGCGCATACATCTTGTTAGTTCGCCTATTACCGATTATTCCAGCAATAAAAAAATCTAATTCAAGTCCTTCTCAGGCCCGAGGTAAAGCATGA